One window from the genome of Alkalihalobacillus sp. LMS6 encodes:
- a CDS encoding YppG family protein, with protein sequence MFQQPRRHQHPGMMQRPHNQQRQGRPPHPQQRYHGVQQFHPQQYQQQPKRKKAWSAPFTNDDGRFDLSRTASSVDQFVKTFQQVTPYVSKVSRFFKP encoded by the coding sequence ATGTTTCAACAACCTAGGCGCCATCAACATCCCGGTATGATGCAACGACCTCACAATCAACAAAGACAAGGTAGACCGCCTCACCCTCAGCAAAGATACCATGGTGTGCAGCAGTTTCATCCTCAACAGTACCAACAACAACCAAAAAGAAAAAAAGCGTGGTCCGCTCCTTTTACAAACGACGACGGACGATTCGATTTATCTAGAACCGCTTCTTCCGTTGACCAATTCGTCAAAACATTCCAACAAGTAACTCCTTACGTTTCAAAAGTGAGTCGCTTTTTTAAACCATAG
- a CDS encoding iron-sulfur cluster biosynthesis family protein gives MKIDVTNEALEHFKEKQLSSIRIVARDTFECSTMVEFYLQVGKKTGEDQEVVIHDISFLYDEKAEEDIGEAIKIDFVHAQGLKLLAPRGTLAYAQKVKSADS, from the coding sequence ATGAAAATTGATGTAACGAACGAAGCGCTTGAACATTTTAAAGAAAAACAACTATCTAGTATTCGTATTGTCGCAAGAGATACATTTGAATGTAGCACGATGGTGGAATTTTATTTGCAAGTTGGCAAGAAGACAGGTGAGGATCAAGAAGTCGTTATTCATGACATTTCATTTTTATATGATGAAAAAGCGGAAGAAGACATTGGCGAAGCGATAAAAATCGATTTTGTTCACGCTCAAGGTCTTAAGTTACTAGCACCTAGAGGCACACTCGCTTATGCGCAAAAAGTAAAATCAGCAGATAGCTAA
- a CDS encoding EAL domain-containing protein produces the protein MDPLDIMMNKDHVVPYFSPIISADTQKIIGYEVEAYWTEHLKPININWFFGDHDIPREYRIEIEDHLQAKAFESLQKEDRLGDQLLLFFHYNVKLLQVDNGETLTARLAQMVEQGMTYKQIVIIIGFDQSLEEVIKMKHALMYIQSLGIQIALDAEDTTTSQLEFISQIRPNVIRVSCSFLQDHSLPGMYRDIHHSLSSLARKIGSTLLFNGIHSFSQLNYAWRNGGRYYQGRYLHKPNPFYVDEKNQEPQLVKDMNHFIQFERKKVEAQLHLSNQLTASLKHVLKTVANSESLDDIVLTIAKALTNYTFRVYICNENGYQESSNGEKNESGKWFLRPESKAKNWSWRPYFLENIVRMNVEKKGILSDLYTDIDKDEQIRTYSYPLSEALYVFIDIPYVYLFDQDDLL, from the coding sequence GTGGACCCTCTTGATATTATGATGAATAAAGACCATGTTGTTCCATATTTTTCTCCTATTATTAGTGCCGATACGCAGAAAATAATCGGCTATGAAGTGGAAGCATATTGGACGGAGCATCTTAAGCCAATAAATATTAACTGGTTTTTCGGTGATCATGATATCCCTAGAGAATACCGAATTGAAATAGAAGATCATTTGCAAGCGAAAGCATTCGAGAGTCTTCAAAAAGAAGACAGGCTGGGAGATCAGCTATTGCTGTTTTTTCATTACAATGTAAAGTTGCTGCAAGTCGATAATGGAGAAACGTTAACGGCAAGATTGGCACAAATGGTAGAACAAGGTATGACGTACAAACAAATTGTCATTATTATCGGGTTTGATCAATCTTTAGAAGAAGTCATCAAAATGAAGCACGCGTTAATGTATATACAAAGTCTAGGCATCCAGATTGCCCTTGATGCGGAAGATACAACAACCTCTCAATTAGAATTTATTAGTCAGATTCGCCCAAACGTTATTCGAGTAAGCTGTTCGTTTTTACAAGACCACTCGTTGCCGGGCATGTACCGCGATATTCATCATTCGTTGTCTTCACTTGCTCGAAAAATTGGCTCGACGCTTTTGTTTAATGGCATCCACTCATTTTCGCAATTAAATTATGCATGGCGGAATGGAGGGCGCTATTATCAGGGGCGGTATTTACACAAACCAAATCCGTTTTATGTAGATGAAAAAAACCAAGAGCCTCAGCTCGTAAAAGATATGAATCATTTTATCCAGTTCGAACGAAAAAAAGTCGAAGCCCAACTGCATCTTTCAAATCAATTAACGGCTTCGTTAAAACACGTGTTAAAAACAGTCGCAAATAGTGAATCGCTAGATGACATTGTTTTGACGATTGCCAAAGCGTTAACGAATTATACGTTCCGTGTTTATATTTGCAACGAAAATGGGTATCAAGAATCAAGTAATGGTGAAAAAAATGAGAGTGGAAAATGGTTTTTACGTCCTGAGAGTAAAGCGAAGAATTGGAGCTGGCGGCCATACTTTTTAGAAAATATTGTCCGTATGAACGTAGAGAAAAAAGGAATTCTATCGGATTTGTATACGGATATTGATAAAGATGAACAAATCCGAACGTACTCTTATCCTTTGTCGGAAGCTCTCTACGTATTTATCGATATTCCCTACGTGTATTTATTTGACCAAGATGATCTACTATAA